From Candidatus Paceibacterota bacterium:
TGGCCCCGGAGTTATTCACTCGGCTTCGCAATGACCTCTCCGTCGTGGACACCGTAACTCCATCCCCTAGCGCTACATCAACTAACGTCAAAAAAACGGTCAGCGCGAAGCCCAGCCCTTCTCTCACTACCACCATCATCGATAAATTCGGGACTCGGACCGCAAATGAGAATCCTTGTGGTGCGCTCAAATAGGTGATGGAGCCCTTCTATACTAAAGCCCATGAAACACGTTCTCTCTGTTATTGGCACTGGATATCTGGGCGCAACTCACGCAACCTGCATGGCCTCACTTGGATACACGGTCGTAGGAGTCGATTCCGATAGAGAAAAAATCGCTCGACTCTCGCGCGGTGAATTACCATTTTACGAGCCAGGTTTGGAAGATCTTCTTCGTGAACAGCTCGCGACTGGTCGGCTCACATTCAGTTCAGATTTTTCAGATCTTTCCAATGCCGACGTGCACTTCATTTGTGTCGGAACGCCTCAGAAAAAGAACAGCCTGGCTGCCGACCTCAGTTATGTTGAAGGCGCCCTCGAATCCATGATGCCTTTTCTTAAACCCGGCGCACTCGTCGTAGGAAAATCAACTGTTCCGGTCGGGACCGCAGAAGCTCTCAGCAAGAAACTTGCTACGTCAGCGCCGCAAGCCGAACTAGCATGGAATCCAGAGTTCCTGCGCGAGGGGTTTGCGATCGAAGACACGCTTCGCCCCAATCGAATCGTTGTTGGGGTTGCTGGCGATGCCGCAGAAGAAACCCTCCGAGAAGTGTTCGCACCCCTTCTCGAAATCGGAACGCCATGGATTCGCGCCGATCTTCCCACTTCAGAGTTGGTGAAAGTCGCAGCAAACTCATTTCTGGCAACAAAAATTTCTTTTATTAACGCGATGGCCGAGGTGTGTGAGGCGGCGGGCGCTGACGTAACCGTTCTCTCACAGGCCATTGGATATGACCCACGTATTGGCAACAAATTCCTTCAGGCTGGAATTGGCTTTGGCGGGGGTTGCCTTCCTAAAGATATTCGCGCGTTTATGGCAAGAGCAGATGAATTGGGAGCCAATCAAGCTCTCGAATTCCTACGCGAGATTGATGCCATCAATTTGCGTGCCCGCCGAAGAGTAATTGAAGTAGTTCACAGGCTCTTGGGAAAAGATTTATCCGGATTCAAAATTGCCATTCTGGGCGCCGCATTTAAACCTGAAAGCGACGACGTTAGAGATTCGCCGGCCTTGGACATCGCATCCCAACTACACGGTACGGGCGCGAAAATTACCGTCCATGACCCGAAAGCAATTGATAATGCCCGCAAGCGCTTTCCTCAACTCTCCTTTGCCGATGAGATTGAAGATTGTCTCGATGAAGCCGATATCGTCCTACATCTCACCGAGTGGCGCGAATACCGCGAACTCAAGCCATTCGATCTCATCAATGTCGTGAAAAATCCGCTCATCCTTGATGGACGTAATGCCTTAAACCGCGAAGAGTGGATTCGGGCCGGTTGGAGTTTTCATGCTCTTGGGCGCGCGGATAGATGAAGAAAGACACGACCGAAGACGTTATCGATCAAATTCTCGCCCTGAAAAACTGGGCGGTTGTTGGCCTAAGCAATAACGCAGACCGTGCTGCATATGGAGTGTCCGATCTTCTTCAAAAAAAGGGACATCGAATAATTCCCGTGCATCCAAGGGCAGAAACTGTCCACGGTGAACCGGGTTACGCCTCACTTTCAGCTATCCCTTTCCCCATCGATGTTGTAGATGTATTCGTAAATTCGAATCTCGCCGGCGCAGTCATAGACGAGGCAATTTCCATTGGCGCTAAGGCGGTGTGGCTACAACTCAATGTTATTGATGAAGACGGGTTAGAGCGTGCAAAAAAAGCGGGACTGCTCGCGGTAATGGATCATTGCCCGGCGATTGAGTATGGAAGACGCGAATCTAAAAACTAGAAACCAGTTCGTTGATTGCGACGAGCCTGAAGATTCTCGCCTTTCGCCTTCGCTTCATCATGGATCTCGACCATGGCTTTTGAAACCAGGGCCGAAATGGCGGCGTCGCCAATTCCCAAAATGCGCGTCGCCAATATCGCGGCGTTCTTGGCACCACCTACGCTGACAGTGGCCACTGGAATGCCTGCCGGCATCTGGACGATTGAAAGCAATGAATCCATTCCATCAAAAGATTTCAAAGCAATGGGGACTCCAATAACCGGTAGAGGAGTGAGAGCGGCAATTACTCCGGGAAGTGCAGCGGCTCCACCCGCGGCCGCAATGATGATCTTGATACCTTGCGCCTGCGCGCTCTGGGCGAACTCAACAGTCTCTAGTGGCATTCTGTGTGCAGAAATGACCTGCACCGAATAGGTGATCCCAAAAGAATCAAATACTTTTGTCGCTTCTTCCATGATGGGCCAATCAGAGTCAGATCCCATAACTATTGCAACAGTTGCTTCATTCATTGACTGCTCCGCTCATATAGTCGATTGCATGGGTAACGCACTGCTGTAAGTCTACGAGATCATCCCCTACTGCGGTGACATGTCCTTGCGGGGTACTTATTCCACCATCTGGGCGGTATTGATGGAATTTTAGAGCGGGACTGCGCGCCATCAAATGAAGATACGGACGGTACATATTTTCGGAACTTCCTAAATGAAAGGTTGCAGATACCGCAAAATCTGATGTCATCGTCGGATCACCAAGTGGTAAATCCAGCACCCCCCGCAGATGCTGTTCGAATTGACTGGTTCGAGATCCGTCGAGTGTCCAATTTCCCGCCAGATTAAGATGAACGTCTATATGCGTTACTGCCCAAATTCCAGAATTCAGAGTTATTTCCATATGCATGACCCCTACTAAGCCAATCTCGCGGGCAATTTCAAGTGCCAATTCTTGAGTTCGTGCAGAATCATTTAAGAAGAAGTCCGGCGGTGGCGTCACAGAAAATAGAGAGTCGCCATATAGTTGAGAGGGGCTCCATACCGAACATTGATTGTGCGGAGAGCGAGCAACTATAAGTGAAAGTCGAGAGTCTGAATCACTTACGTGCATCTCGGCAGATTTCGCATTAAATTCATTCGCAAAAATAATAGCCCTTGAACTTGGCCGAAGGTTGAATCCTTCCTCTTCCAAAGTGCGAATTGTGGAAACTGCCAGAGCGCCTTCTTCATGCAAAATCACATCACACTTGCAAGCGAAATCTCGTAAGTCATTTAGATTAGACGTAGGTATGAATTTCAATAAGTCCACCCCAAGATCAATCGCGGGAGCAACGATGAGACGTGCAGTAGGACCAGAACCAATAAATCCGAGAACAGGGAAACTATTTGTCACAATGGAATCCTAATTGGCCCGTATATGCACTACATCTCCGACAGTAATCTGGCTGCCATTTTCAAGTGTGAGCGCTCCGGATCGTGCAACTGAGACCGCGACTGACTCTATTCGGTCACCGCTCGGCAATTCAATGGAAACTGGTTTGCCGATTGTGGCACTTCGATCAATATATTCCTGGATCAAGGACACATCACCGCGATCCCATCGTTGCAAATATAAGGACATATTTTTC
This genomic window contains:
- the purE gene encoding 5-(carboxyamino)imidazole ribonucleotide mutase, encoding MNEATVAIVMGSDSDWPIMEEATKVFDSFGITYSVQVISAHRMPLETVEFAQSAQAQGIKIIIAAAGGAAALPGVIAALTPLPVIGVPIALKSFDGMDSLLSIVQMPAGIPVATVSVGGAKNAAILATRILGIGDAAISALVSKAMVEIHDEAKAKGENLQARRNQRTGF
- a CDS encoding CoA-binding protein, which gives rise to MKKDTTEDVIDQILALKNWAVVGLSNNADRAAYGVSDLLQKKGHRIIPVHPRAETVHGEPGYASLSAIPFPIDVVDVFVNSNLAGAVIDEAISIGAKAVWLQLNVIDEDGLERAKKAGLLAVMDHCPAIEYGRRESKN
- a CDS encoding UDP-glucose/GDP-mannose dehydrogenase family protein, whose product is MKHVLSVIGTGYLGATHATCMASLGYTVVGVDSDREKIARLSRGELPFYEPGLEDLLREQLATGRLTFSSDFSDLSNADVHFICVGTPQKKNSLAADLSYVEGALESMMPFLKPGALVVGKSTVPVGTAEALSKKLATSAPQAELAWNPEFLREGFAIEDTLRPNRIVVGVAGDAAEETLREVFAPLLEIGTPWIRADLPTSELVKVAANSFLATKISFINAMAEVCEAAGADVTVLSQAIGYDPRIGNKFLQAGIGFGGGCLPKDIRAFMARADELGANQALEFLREIDAINLRARRRVIEVVHRLLGKDLSGFKIAILGAAFKPESDDVRDSPALDIASQLHGTGAKITVHDPKAIDNARKRFPQLSFADEIEDCLDEADIVLHLTEWREYRELKPFDLINVVKNPLILDGRNALNREEWIRAGWSFHALGRADR